GCGCAAAGGGAGATAGGGCTGGCGATCGGCGAGCCTCCTACGTCAAAAGGCTATACACCAAGCGTCTTTTCCCTTTTAACGAAACTTCTTGAGAGGGCAGGGAACGGAGACGGAGAAGGAACAATGACCGGGATATATACGGTCCTCGTCGAGGGCGATGACCTCGATGACCCTATCGCGGATTCATCAAGGGCGATCCTCGACGGGCACATCGTTCTTTCCCGCAGGTTGACCGACATGAACCAGTACCCTCCGGTCGATGTCTTAAGGAGCGTAAGCAGGATCATGAAGGATATCGTATCGAAGGACCAGATAGAATATTCGAGCAGGATCATAGAGGTCTTGTCTGAATACGAGAGGGCTGAAGATCTGATCAATATCGGGGCATATATACCGGGGAACAACAAAAAGATCGACTATGCCATGTCCATGATCGACCGCGTAAGGGCCTTCCTGGCTCAAAAAGTGGATGAAAAGGTTACACTCGAAGAGGCACTGAACAGTATGAAGATACTCTTTTACGTATAAACCAGTATTTCGTATATAGTATATCGTATATAGCAAAACCTTCTAAAAAAAGAGGGGGGACGGATATCCTTTGACCTACGAAATACGATATACGACTAAACCAGTATTTCGTATATAGTATATCGTATATAGCAAAACCTTCTAAAAAAAGAGGGGGGACGGATATCCTCTGACCTACGAAATACGATATACGACTAAACCAGTATTTCGTATATAGTATATCGTATATAGCAAAACCTTCTAAAAAAAGAGGGGGGACGGATATCCTCTGACCTACGATATACGACATACGATATACGAAATTTGAAAGGCCATGCTGAAATACAAGATTGATAAGATTATCGAGCTGAAAGAGACGATGATACGGGGTAAGGAGAGGGAGATCGAGGATGCTGCCCTTGAAGTGAAAGGGATTGTTCTCAACATACGTATGACCGAAGAGACTATCCATAAAAGCCACAATGGTCTTGGCGCGGTGCCGATGAAAGGAAGTGATTTTTCTGTTCTGAAGGATTACCTCAGTTACCTGGAAAAGAGAAAAGATACTTTGATAGAGGAGAAAGAAGACAGGGAAAAAAAGATCAGCAGTTTAAGGTCACAGCTTTTTGAGTTGGCGAAAGAGAAAAAGATGTTTGAAAAACTGAAATCCAGGATAACAGCAAGCCTCAGGAAATCCTTCAATAGAAGGCAGCAGAAGC
This genomic interval from Syntrophorhabdaceae bacterium contains the following:
- a CDS encoding flagellar FliJ family protein, with the protein product MLKYKIDKIIELKETMIRGKEREIEDAALEVKGIVLNIRMTEETIHKSHNGLGAVPMKGSDFSVLKDYLSYLEKRKDTLIEEKEDREKKISSLRSQLFELAKEKKMFEKLKSRITASLRKSFNRRQQKLLDDIALRIDTQLH